TAATTATAATCCTCCTGCTTTCGTCTCGAACAACTCTTCATCATCGTCGTCGACATTGCCTTGTCTGGTCGACATATGTAGTCTTCACTATGATCAGCAAAACAATGATATTACTCTGCTTCCGCCACTCCCATCTCCAGAATCAATGGAAGCTTTAGATAACAATGAAGCTTCATACTACGCCAATATGAATGTGTCTGGAATCAATATTCGTGAGGAAGAGATTCTACTGGATTTTGGTTCCGATTCAAGTTATCTTGAGCTCTTAAGTGGATTCTAGCAATATAATTCTCCAAATTAGAAGCCTAGCAGTATAATTAACTAGTGCTTACTCTTTTTACTCCCCCTTGAAATGAAATCTAGTTActtcacaaaaaaaaaaagaaaaaaggaatTGATAAACAAATATATATGACTCAAGCTCAATGGCTACATTACATCCAAGGCTATATTAAGTTACCAAAAAAATTGTATGGAATTGAATCATGGATATATATGTTTGGAATTTAGTATGGTTTTTTTATGTATGTTTTTAGTGAGCATTGTTCTACGTACGTactgttttcttatcttgctcaaTTACAAATATAGAATCTTAATCTGAAAATTAATTCATCTTCATCCTCCTCCTTCTCCCATCTCTTTAGCCTACTCACGGGGCGCGCGCACACATATGGTTCGAACGAACGAGAGCaattgtatcaaacttgaagaaccaTAGTTCTAAAAACCCTTAATCCTTCAATTTTATACTCTCTCCGTCCTTGATTAACTGTTACATTTCCTATGCATTTTACACATAAATCGTTTAGCTAATGGTGTATTATTATTAACGATCGTCCTCTCTTCTTGAAAAATTACTatggtaatttatttatttattttcctcCTACATGTAAGCTTGCTTGTGTGGTCCAAAGTAATGATCAGAAGTTAGTTTCGATTTGTTTATCATATTTGGGAAAGaaatgataaaagaacgtgattTTGATAGAGTCAGCAAAATTTGTTTGCTTGTATCCATCACACACATAGAGAGAGAAGGCTACTCACGAAAATTGTATGCATGATTATTTCTTTGCCAATTCAAAGATTGATATCACCCTCCCTCCCTCTCCGTCGGACTGACCATAATCCATTTTCCGATAAAATGGCCACTATGAATGAAGATTTCCTACATTTCCAATTTAAGTAATTATCGTCGCCATTCAATACTAGtagtagtttatttttataaattccTAATAACTCATGACCTTCCATAAGAGACAAACATTTTAACCATTGGACCACGTATTGGTTGGCAATTAGTTGATAGTATGTAATAACAGTTATATGATATTTCCTTTGAATATACTTTACAATGATGGATTGGTCGGTCggtgatttcattactaaattaaataGGTGTTGTTGACATAAAATTATACTATTTTTTTTGGATAAGAACTACTAATATTGTATTTAATCACCATAAAATCCTATGCTTGCAAGTTTCAACCAACTTTTCCATCtcacttcataaattctacaaccaACAATTCACTACATTAGTTTGAGGCCTAATATGTAAGAACATTGATAGTTGGAGGACTATTAAATCTATAAATGCCATTTTTCCTTTTGTTACGGGTGGAAAGCATTTCCCGCCAAAAGTAAATGATATTTCTAGGGATTTCTAATTCCCTCACACTCACAATTCATTACTACGGCTTCGAAttccagagagagagagagagagagagagagagattttcgACAGGAAGAAGATAGAAAATGGTGAGTTAAAATTTCTTCAAGCTCATATATCTACTGTTTTTATTGATAGTGTTTTCAATTTTAAAGCATTGATATAGATCTACACTGCTTTGTTATAAATCCAAAGTTCGTCGGAATTTTTCCTACTTCGCTCTAGTCCAGTTTGGTCTCACCGTTCGGGGCTCTGAATCGGTTTTAATTCCCTTCGCCGGTTGTTTTCATGGTTGCGATTGAATTAGACTAACCGCACACTTTTGAAAACCGGAAGTCATAAAATCGAATTGTCCAAATTGCTGTACAGTTCGTGGAAGCAATGCGTAATGATGAATTGAAATCATCGTCTCTCCATGTTTTAGCTGgattttctttctatttttcaaTTTTTTGGTTATTGATTCATATTTGTATTAAACTGAGACTACTGGTATTGTTTAATCTTATAGTCGAAGAAAAGAGGCCTTTCCCTGGAAGAGAAGCGTGAGAAGATGCTTCAAATATTTTATGACTCTCAGGATTTCTTCCTTGTAAGTATACTAACTAAGTCGTTTACGTATTTCGCGCAAGTCTGCAGCATTACATAAATAACATGAAAACATTCCCAAATCAACGCACCAGTGTGCCCTAAGTTTCCTGGTTTTACTTAGTTGATGTTGTTCGGTTGCTTAGGTGTTTCACAGAGTTCCTGACAGCAATTTAGAACACATTTAATTCCACATTGCTCTTGGTTTAATGTCTGGCAGTACCTTGATCAATTGTTTCAGCTCAAGGAACTTGAGAAGTCAGGCCCGAAAAAGGGTGTAATTTCCCAATCTGTGAAAGACGTGATTCAGACTTTAGTGGATGATGATCTGGTTTTAAAGGATAAAATAGGAACTTCTGTAAGTAAATCCTTGCTGCTTGTGCCTTGCATTACTAATTCAATATTGTTTATGCTGGCAATTGCTGAGACATATTGATGTATTATTGATGTATCTAAGCTTGGAAATTTCAGGTGTATTTTTGGAGCCTTCCTAGTACTGCTGGAAATCAGGTGAAACATCGATGTTTTATTCTATAGCATGAGTGTTAATGCATCATCTGAGACTAATATGGCTCTTTTATAGCTGAGGACTGTGCACCAAAAACATGAATCTG
This region of Rutidosis leptorrhynchoides isolate AG116_Rl617_1_P2 unplaced genomic scaffold, CSIRO_AGI_Rlap_v1 contig407, whole genome shotgun sequence genomic DNA includes:
- the LOC139883483 gene encoding meiotic nuclear division protein 1 homolog; translated protein: MLQIFYDSQDFFLLKELEKSGPKKGVISQSVKDVIQTLVDDDLVLKDKIGTSVYFWSLPSTAGNQLRTVHQKHESDLKSSKKRLAELADQCNALKKGREESDEREEALEELKAIELKYKELKDEMGQFADNDPATFEAMS